In Cupriavidus basilensis, one genomic interval encodes:
- the merP gene encoding mercury resistance system periplasmic binding protein MerP, translating into MKKLTTLTTLIALAAALSAPAWAATKTVTLSVPGMTCAACPITVKTALSKVAGVEKAEVSFEKREAVVTFDEAKTNADALTKATANAGYPSSVKQ; encoded by the coding sequence ATGAAGAAACTCACCACCCTCACCACCCTCATCGCCCTGGCCGCCGCTCTAAGCGCGCCCGCCTGGGCTGCCACCAAGACCGTCACCCTGTCGGTGCCCGGCATGACCTGCGCCGCGTGCCCGATCACGGTCAAGACGGCTCTGTCCAAGGTCGCCGGCGTCGAGAAGGCCGAAGTCAGCTTCGAGAAGCGGGAGGCCGTCGTCACCTTCGACGAGGCCAAGACCAATGCCGACGCCTTGACCAAGGCCACCGCAAACGCGGGTTACCCGTCCAGCGTCAAGCAGTGA
- a CDS encoding Tn3 family transposase, protein MNAYSRANRRIYAALSDPLSATHRHRLDDLLKRHDNGKTTWLAWLRQSPVKPNSRHILEHIERLKAWQALDLPSGIERSVHQNRLLKIAREGGQMTPADLAKFEAQRRYATLVRSPSRAWPPSPTKSSTCTTASWASCSTLPSTSISSSSRRPARRSTPRCGWPPRSSRAR, encoded by the coding sequence ATGAACGCCTACAGCCGCGCCAACCGCCGCATCTACGCGGCCTTGTCCGATCCCCTGTCGGCCACCCACCGGCACCGCCTCGACGATCTGCTCAAGCGCCACGACAACGGCAAGACGACCTGGCTGGCCTGGCTGCGCCAGTCGCCCGTCAAGCCGAACTCGCGCCACATACTCGAACACATCGAGCGCCTCAAAGCCTGGCAGGCGCTCGACCTGCCTTCCGGCATCGAGCGGTCGGTGCACCAGAACCGCCTGCTCAAGATCGCCCGCGAAGGCGGCCAGATGACGCCCGCCGATCTGGCCAAGTTCGAGGCACAGCGCCGCTACGCGACCCTGGTGCGCTCGCCATCGAGGGCATGGCCACCGTCACCGACGAAATCATCGACCTGCACGACCGCATCCTGGGCAAGCTGTTCAACGCTGCCAAGCACAAGCATCAGCAGCAGTTCCAGGCGTCCGGCAAGGCGATCAACGCCAAGGTGCGGCTGGCCACCTCGATCAAGCAGGGCACGGTGA
- the merA gene encoding mercury(II) reductase, with translation MAEAITLHIEGMTCTSCAEHVQQALTNVPGVRAASVSYPQRQAEIEADAGVSVAPLVAAVATLGYRARLTDTPNKPAGLLDKALGWLGGETKHVGGEQALHVAVIGSGGAAMAAALKAVEQGARVTLIERGTIGGTCVNVGCVPSKIMIRAAHIVHLRRESPFDAGLPAAAPAVLRERLLAQQQGRVEELRHAKYEGILASTPAITVLRGEARFRDTRTLTVATADGGTHEVNFDRCLIATGASPALPPIPGLADTPHWTSTEALESSSLPERLAVIGSSVVAVELAQAFARLGSQVTILARSTLFFREDPAIGEAVTDAFRAEGIEVLDHTQASHVAYAGGEFVLTTGQGEVRADKLLVATGRAPNTRSLNLEAAGVEVNAQGAIVIDRAMRTSAPHIFAAGDCTDQPQFVYVAAAAGTRAAINMTGGDAALDLTAMPAVVFTDPQVATVGYSEAEAHHDGIETDSRLLTLDNVPRALANFDTRGFIKLVAEAGSGRLIGVQAVAPEAGELIQTAALAIRHRMTVQELADQLFPYLTMVEGLKLAAQTFNKDVKQLSCCAG, from the coding sequence ATGGCCGAGGCGATCACCCTCCACATCGAAGGCATGACCTGCACGTCGTGCGCCGAGCACGTCCAGCAGGCTTTGACGAACGTGCCCGGCGTGCGCGCGGCCTCGGTGTCCTATCCGCAGCGGCAGGCCGAAATCGAGGCGGATGCAGGCGTGAGCGTGGCCCCGCTGGTTGCCGCAGTGGCCACGCTCGGCTATCGCGCACGGCTTACCGACACGCCGAACAAGCCTGCCGGCCTGCTAGACAAGGCGCTGGGCTGGCTCGGTGGCGAAACGAAGCATGTTGGCGGTGAACAAGCGCTGCACGTGGCTGTGATAGGCAGCGGCGGCGCGGCGATGGCGGCTGCCTTGAAGGCCGTGGAGCAAGGCGCCCGCGTCACGCTGATCGAGCGCGGCACCATCGGCGGCACCTGCGTCAATGTCGGCTGCGTGCCGTCCAAGATCATGATCCGCGCCGCGCACATCGTCCACCTGCGCCGCGAAAGCCCGTTCGATGCTGGCCTGCCGGCCGCAGCGCCCGCTGTACTGCGCGAGCGGCTGCTGGCCCAGCAACAAGGCCGCGTCGAGGAGCTGCGCCATGCCAAGTACGAAGGCATCCTGGCAAGCACTCCGGCCATCACCGTGCTGCGCGGCGAGGCCCGGTTCAGGGACACGCGCACGCTGACCGTGGCGACCGCTGACGGCGGCACGCACGAGGTGAACTTCGACCGCTGCCTGATTGCCACCGGCGCGAGCCCGGCGCTTCCGCCAATCCCGGGCCTTGCGGACACACCCCACTGGACCTCCACCGAGGCGCTGGAAAGCAGCTCGCTCCCCGAGCGGCTGGCCGTGATTGGTTCCTCCGTGGTGGCGGTCGAGTTGGCGCAAGCCTTCGCCCGGCTGGGCAGCCAGGTCACGATCCTGGCGCGCAGCACGCTGTTCTTCCGAGAAGACCCGGCCATCGGGGAAGCCGTAACAGACGCCTTCCGCGCCGAGGGCATCGAGGTGCTGGACCACACCCAGGCGAGCCACGTTGCCTATGCGGGCGGGGAATTCGTGCTCACCACCGGGCAGGGGGAAGTGCGCGCCGACAAGCTGCTGGTCGCCACCGGTCGCGCGCCGAACACGCGCAGCCTGAACCTTGAAGCGGCAGGCGTCGAAGTCAATGCGCAGGGAGCCATCGTCATCGACCGCGCCATGCGCACGAGCGCACCGCACATCTTTGCTGCCGGCGACTGCACCGACCAGCCGCAGTTCGTCTATGTGGCGGCGGCGGCCGGCACGCGCGCCGCGATCAACATGACCGGCGGCGACGCGGCGCTGGACCTGACGGCGATGCCGGCGGTGGTGTTCACCGATCCGCAGGTGGCGACCGTGGGCTACAGCGAGGCGGAAGCGCACCACGACGGCATCGAGACCGACAGCCGGCTGCTGACGCTCGACAACGTGCCGAGGGCGCTCGCCAACTTCGACACGCGCGGCTTCATCAAGCTGGTGGCGGAAGCTGGCTCAGGGCGGCTGATCGGCGTACAGGCGGTCGCGCCGGAAGCGGGCGAACTGATCCAGACGGCCGCGCTGGCGATCCGCCACCGGATGACCGTGCAGGAGCTGGCCGACCAGTTGTTCCCCTACCTGACCATGGTCGAGGGACTGAAGCTCGCGGCGCAGACCTTCAACAAGGACGTGAAGCAACTGTCCTGTTGCGCCGGATGA
- the merT gene encoding mercuric ion transporter MerT — protein sequence MSEPKNGCGALATGGVAAVLASACCLGPLVLVALGFSGAWIGNLTVLEPYRPIFIGAALIALFFAWRSIFRPAHACKPGDVCAVPQVRTAYKVIFWIVAALVLVALAFPYVLPLFY from the coding sequence ATGTCGGAACCCAAGAACGGCTGCGGCGCACTGGCGACCGGCGGCGTCGCGGCCGTCCTCGCCTCGGCCTGCTGCCTCGGCCCCCTTGTCCTGGTCGCGCTCGGCTTCTCTGGCGCGTGGATCGGCAACCTGACCGTGCTGGAGCCGTATCGGCCGATCTTCATCGGCGCAGCGCTCATCGCGCTGTTCTTCGCCTGGCGCAGCATCTTCCGACCAGCCCATGCCTGCAAGCCCGGCGACGTTTGCGCCGTGCCCCAAGTGCGGACTGCCTACAAGGTGATCTTCTGGATCGTGGCCGCCCTGGTTCTGGTTGCCCTCGCGTTTCCCTACGTCCTGCCGCTGTTCTACTGA